The following coding sequences are from one Haloplasma contractile SSD-17B window:
- a CDS encoding carbohydrate ABC transporter permease — protein MMNKLIKKLQNYKLFHTIKRWHNNISEKMANETKMAIQIKKTQHVFLVIARSTLIIGLCFVILLPIIQQISLAIRAPEDINNPQVVWVPENFTLMNLKIAAIVLDFKRALINNLLVSTIMTACQILSTAVVGYAFAKLRFKGHNILFFFVIATIVIPPQTVALTQFLYFKNFDLITIIPTPGEWDGFMNYLLGERIGVIELITNEPINLLGKVLSLTLMSAFGMGIKSGLFIYIFRQFFRGIPVELEESAEIDGAGVIRTFFSIMLPNAKSAMLTVGLFAFVWQWNDVYYTSLLQLSKPDFPMLTMRLANASENIYQALFYTGALELVGDDVQNNPLFIAMISNTAALLMMLPLLIAYIFVQKYFVEGIERTGIVG, from the coding sequence ATGATGAATAAGTTAATAAAGAAACTACAAAATTATAAACTGTTTCATACAATCAAAAGATGGCATAACAATATATCAGAAAAAATGGCAAACGAAACAAAGATGGCCATACAGATTAAAAAAACACAACACGTATTCTTAGTCATTGCGAGATCGACTTTAATCATAGGGTTATGTTTTGTAATCCTTCTACCAATCATTCAACAAATTTCATTAGCAATTCGTGCACCTGAAGACATTAATAATCCACAGGTAGTTTGGGTGCCTGAGAATTTTACTCTAATGAACTTAAAGATAGCAGCTATTGTATTAGATTTTAAACGTGCACTTATAAATAACTTGTTAGTGTCTACAATTATGACAGCATGTCAGATTTTATCTACTGCAGTTGTAGGATATGCTTTTGCAAAATTAAGGTTTAAAGGACACAATATTTTATTTTTCTTTGTAATTGCAACGATTGTAATCCCGCCTCAAACAGTAGCTCTTACTCAGTTTTTATACTTCAAGAATTTTGATCTTATTACGATTATACCAACACCAGGGGAATGGGATGGCTTTATGAACTATCTTTTAGGAGAGCGAATAGGAGTCATTGAATTAATTACGAATGAACCCATTAATCTCCTAGGAAAAGTTTTATCGCTTACGCTTATGTCAGCATTTGGAATGGGAATTAAATCTGGTCTTTTCATTTATATATTCAGACAGTTCTTTAGAGGAATTCCTGTAGAATTAGAAGAATCAGCTGAAATTGATGGTGCAGGTGTTATAAGAACATTCTTTAGTATAATGCTACCGAATGCAAAATCTGCTATGCTAACCGTTGGACTATTTGCTTTTGTATGGCAATGGAATGATGTGTATTATACAAGTCTATTACAGTTAAGTAAACCAGACTTTCCGATGCTAACAATGCGTTTAGCAAATGCGTCCGAAAATATTTATCAGGCATTATTCTACACAGGTGCATTAGAACTTGTTGGGGATGACGTTCAAAACAATCCATTATTCATAGCAATGATTTCAAATACCGCAGCACTACTAATGATGCTACCGCTACTAATCGCTTATATATTTGTTCAGAAGTACTTTGTTGAAGGTATTGAACGTACAGGAATAGTAGGATAA
- a CDS encoding DUF624 domain-containing protein — MFNYEKFVNSRFSVISDWIIKLVIVNVLIIVMSLPVLTILPATVAGLGLLKRYRDGKSDSIFKGYFIQFTKNLKKTLILNVLFLLTLGMIVYNITTYYVSNQVDASTINSIGLYVMIIFALFYILTLVHVGHVIIYYPHLNVLMTIKLSFVIAFKYILSTLMMLGAWIPTILIIIFLPPLVSFIAFSLPLFISLIVSKPIYTYLKTLNTEGDSNES, encoded by the coding sequence TTGTTCAATTATGAGAAATTTGTTAACAGTAGATTTAGTGTGATTAGTGATTGGATCATAAAATTAGTAATTGTGAATGTATTAATTATTGTGATGTCACTCCCTGTTCTTACAATCCTTCCTGCTACTGTAGCAGGGTTAGGATTACTGAAGCGGTACAGGGATGGCAAATCAGATTCTATATTTAAAGGTTATTTTATACAATTTACTAAAAATTTAAAGAAAACACTAATCCTTAATGTTCTTTTCTTACTTACTTTAGGAATGATTGTTTATAATATTACTACTTATTATGTTAGTAACCAAGTGGATGCTTCTACTATTAATTCCATTGGACTATATGTAATGATTATATTCGCCTTATTTTACATCCTTACCTTGGTACATGTAGGACATGTCATTATTTATTACCCACATTTAAATGTATTGATGACCATTAAATTATCATTTGTAATTGCATTTAAATATATATTATCTACTTTAATGATGTTAGGTGCGTGGATTCCTACAATTTTAATCATTATATTTTTACCTCCGTTGGTTTCATTTATAGCATTCTCATTACCACTATTTATTTCGTTAATAGTAAGTAAGCCAATCTATACGTATTTAAAAACGTTAAACACAGAAGGTGACTCTAATGAAAGTTAA
- a CDS encoding exo-beta-N-acetylmuramidase NamZ family protein translates to MKVKLGIDHIDDNLKLFEGKRVGLITNPTGVNTELVSTIDILKKKTNLVALFSPEHGVRGNIQAGERLDTYHDEKTDCIVYSLYGSTKKPTKEMLDSIDVLCIDIQDVGSRMYTYIYTMAYAMEASNDYGKEFVVFDRPNPINGLDVEGNLLDINYKSFIGLYPICQRHGLTIGELAYLFNDEFKINCALTVIKMSGWERDMMFDETGLHWIFPSPNMPTTDTTLVYNATCVFEGTNISEGRGTTKPFEIVGAPWINPDELSDQLNSINLPGVLFRPLYFTPTFSKHSQTLCGGVELHITNSALFDTVKTGWTMLYVIKKLNPTHFEFNKPYKEGMHPMIDLNNGNSYLREETYSLKELYKILEHDAKKFIKVKENYHLY, encoded by the coding sequence ATGAAAGTTAAATTAGGAATTGATCACATTGATGACAATTTAAAGTTATTTGAAGGAAAAAGAGTGGGATTAATCACGAATCCTACAGGTGTTAACACTGAACTTGTCAGTACAATAGATATCTTGAAAAAAAAGACGAACTTAGTTGCTTTATTTTCACCGGAACATGGTGTTCGTGGAAATATACAGGCAGGAGAACGACTTGACACGTATCATGATGAAAAAACGGACTGTATTGTATATAGTTTATATGGAAGTACAAAGAAACCAACAAAAGAAATGCTCGATTCTATTGACGTATTATGTATTGATATTCAAGATGTTGGTTCTAGAATGTATACCTACATTTATACAATGGCTTATGCAATGGAAGCAAGTAATGATTATGGAAAAGAATTTGTTGTATTCGACCGTCCAAATCCAATCAATGGATTAGATGTCGAAGGCAACCTATTAGATATAAATTATAAATCATTTATCGGTCTTTATCCAATTTGTCAACGACACGGACTGACTATAGGTGAACTGGCATACCTGTTTAATGATGAGTTTAAAATTAATTGCGCGTTAACCGTTATTAAGATGAGTGGATGGGAACGTGACATGATGTTTGACGAGACAGGTTTACATTGGATTTTTCCATCACCGAATATGCCAACAACTGATACTACACTCGTCTATAATGCAACCTGTGTATTTGAAGGAACGAATATTTCTGAGGGTAGAGGAACGACAAAACCATTTGAAATAGTAGGTGCTCCTTGGATTAACCCAGATGAACTCTCTGATCAATTAAATTCAATCAATCTTCCAGGCGTTCTATTTAGACCTCTATACTTTACGCCTACATTTTCAAAGCACAGTCAAACATTATGTGGAGGGGTTGAACTTCACATTACAAACTCCGCTTTATTCGACACGGTGAAAACAGGATGGACCATGCTATATGTTATTAAAAAACTAAATCCAACGCATTTTGAATTTAATAAACCGTATAAAGAGGGAATGCACCCTATGATTGATTTAAATAACGGTAATTCTTATTTAAGAGAAGAAACGTATTCTTTAAAAGAGCTATATAAAATTTTAGAACATGATGCTAAGAAATTTATAAAGGTTAAAGAAAACTACCATTTATACTAA